A window of the Chloroflexus sp. Y-396-1 genome harbors these coding sequences:
- a CDS encoding BglII/BstYI family type II restriction endonuclease produces the protein MSGRNLYSPRALNKAFTKEFKLRGWREHKVECNYSTKHYVPNFTPKNPPRRAFREMDFVKNRVGVEVQFGKYAFMVYNVCAKMTIFHKLGVIDVGIEIVPIRCFAEEMSTGVSYFEQFVWDLENRGVANIDIPVLILGVAETW, from the coding sequence ATGTCTGGTAGAAATCTATACAGTCCTCGAGCGTTGAACAAGGCTTTCACGAAAGAGTTTAAACTGCGTGGGTGGCGAGAACACAAGGTCGAATGCAATTACTCAACCAAACACTATGTACCTAACTTTACTCCCAAAAATCCACCGAGAAGGGCGTTCCGTGAGATGGATTTCGTCAAAAATCGCGTGGGTGTTGAGGTTCAATTTGGCAAGTATGCTTTTATGGTCTACAACGTTTGCGCCAAAATGACTATTTTCCATAAGCTGGGAGTCATAGACGTAGGAATTGAGATTGTGCCGATACGATGCTTTGCGGAAGAGATGTCAACAGGTGTATCGTATTTCGAACAGTTTGTGTGGGATTTGGAAAATCGTGGCGTTGCCAATATAGATATACCGGTGCTGATATTGGGAGTAGCAGAAACGTGGTGA
- a CDS encoding cob(I)yrinic acid a,c-diamide adenosyltransferase: MKIYTRTGDNGETGLFGGQRVRKDDLRVQAYGTVDECNAAIGVARASGADPELDAVLAVVQNQLFVLGADLASPDESPYIPRVTDEMTAFLEAQIDAMEAELTPLKQFILPGGTPAAAHLHLARTICRRAERVTVTLAAEEAVRAEILTYLNRLSDFLFVAARIANARAGIGDVPWQKS; the protein is encoded by the coding sequence ATGAAAATCTATACCCGCACAGGAGATAACGGCGAAACCGGTTTGTTCGGTGGGCAGCGGGTTCGGAAAGATGATCTGCGCGTGCAGGCATATGGAACAGTCGATGAATGTAATGCGGCAATCGGCGTGGCGCGCGCCAGCGGTGCTGATCCGGAACTCGATGCAGTCCTCGCAGTAGTGCAAAATCAGCTCTTTGTGCTAGGAGCCGATCTGGCCTCACCCGATGAGTCGCCGTACATCCCACGAGTTACCGACGAAATGACTGCTTTCCTTGAAGCGCAGATTGATGCGATGGAGGCTGAATTGACACCCCTCAAACAGTTTATCTTACCCGGCGGCACCCCAGCGGCGGCCCATCTGCATCTGGCCCGTACTATTTGTCGGCGGGCGGAACGTGTCACGGTGACGTTGGCGGCTGAGGAGGCGGTACGCGCCGAAATTTTGACCTATCTCAACCGGTTGTCGGATTTTCTCTTCGTGGCTGCTCGGATTGCCAATGCGCGGGCCGGCATTGGTGATGTACCCTGGCAGAAGAGTTGA
- a CDS encoding response regulator has protein sequence MRTILIIDDDVAFTAKLKEQLTEAGYRVLTSNFIVPGENLCVREHPDLVLLEVQTERGAGWEALSRLAALQPVIVLSSAGLEEHVMKAFAAGAADYITKPYRTGELLARIQARMLPEAPVATSSPPPTASATAVALPIASGKRRPAEEESESVFMSEAEEMALLRSSEGTSEIRQLSESEERASFGRRLRAERQRRHLTLVQVENEIKVRMYYLQAIEDEQWSLLPRGPAALRMMRAYANFFGIDSSAAEAEYRSRYQVEEKSQPFSFIVGNVNTRVKQAKPARWLIMLLAIVLALAVASGAVYLFDPTFFSRIVGG, from the coding sequence ATGCGCACCATTCTTATTATAGACGATGATGTTGCCTTTACGGCGAAACTGAAAGAACAATTAACCGAAGCTGGCTATCGCGTGCTGACCAGCAATTTCATCGTACCAGGTGAGAATCTCTGTGTTCGGGAACATCCCGATCTCGTCTTACTTGAAGTACAAACCGAACGCGGCGCTGGCTGGGAAGCATTGTCGCGCCTGGCAGCCCTGCAACCCGTGATCGTCTTGAGCAGTGCCGGTTTGGAAGAGCACGTGATGAAAGCATTTGCTGCTGGTGCTGCCGATTATATCACGAAACCGTACCGTACCGGAGAGTTGCTAGCCCGTATTCAGGCGCGGATGCTACCCGAAGCACCGGTTGCAACCTCATCGCCACCGCCAACAGCCAGTGCTACTGCTGTCGCACTGCCAATCGCATCGGGCAAGCGGCGTCCTGCTGAAGAGGAGAGCGAATCGGTCTTTATGAGTGAAGCGGAGGAGATGGCTTTACTCCGCAGCAGCGAAGGAACGAGCGAAATCCGCCAACTGAGCGAGAGTGAAGAACGGGCCAGTTTTGGCCGTCGGTTACGCGCCGAACGGCAACGCCGACATCTCACCCTCGTGCAAGTAGAGAATGAGATCAAAGTTCGCATGTACTATCTGCAAGCCATCGAAGATGAACAGTGGTCTCTGCTGCCACGTGGCCCGGCTGCTCTGCGCATGATGCGCGCCTACGCCAACTTCTTTGGCATTGACTCATCGGCTGCCGAAGCAGAATATCGCTCGCGCTATCAGGTAGAAGAGAAATCGCAACCGTTTTCGTTCATTGTTGGCAATGTCAACACTCGGGTTAAGCAGGCCAAACCTGCCCGCTGGCTGATAATGCTGCTAGCGATTGTGCTGGCGCTCGCGGTTGCAAGTGGGGCCGTGTATCTCTTCGACCCCACCTTCTTTAGCCGGATTGTGGGTGGATAA
- a CDS encoding tRNA uridine-5-carboxymethylaminomethyl(34) synthesis enzyme MnmG, producing the protein MQTRYDVIVVGAGHAGCEAAHAAARLGCRTLLLTIDLDKLAHMSCNPSIGGPAKGHLVREIDALGGLMARITDRSAIQIRLLNESKGPAVQSLRAQCDKRLYARLMKETLERVPNLDLRQAMVEHIAPPNADHRCFTITTHTGWQYTAPAVILTTGTFLRGRAITGEAMWGAGRAGEAPAMTLSQDLAALGFPLVRLKTGTPPRLAAATIDFSLTELQPGSPTPLAFGHYYPELGESIPPPEYHGPPAPVYPHPQLDGWRPQLPCYQIHTTPEFHAIIRENLHRAPLFSGIIEGVGPRYCPSIEDKIVRFADKERHSLFLEPEGWTTAEVYVQGCNTSLPEDVQWAMLRSIPALRNVELMRIGYAIEYDAVATGEITADMQTRRMRGLFFAGQINGTTGYEEAAAQGLMAGINAAHYVQGKPPVILGRAEAYIGVLIDDLTTKEIREPYRMFTSRAEYRLLLRGDNADLRLTPLAYKLGLVDGDRAAVVEERRRQIEQALHQVRERRIFPSAAVNAALEAQGLKPLNQPATVAEVLARPDAHYSQLRNVLPDLPELSVAVVEQVEIACKYSGYIARQEREIARMQKMEHRRIPADFDYASLPGLRNEARQVLMRFRPATLGQAGRLAGINPADVAILLFALERRQMSSSEVT; encoded by the coding sequence ATGCAGACACGTTACGATGTGATTGTAGTTGGTGCCGGTCATGCCGGTTGTGAGGCTGCCCATGCGGCGGCCCGACTGGGGTGCCGCACGCTGTTGTTAACGATTGACCTCGATAAGCTGGCCCATATGTCGTGTAATCCGAGTATCGGCGGGCCGGCGAAGGGCCATCTGGTGCGCGAGATTGATGCGCTGGGGGGGCTAATGGCTCGTATTACCGACCGCAGTGCGATTCAGATTCGGCTGCTCAATGAGAGCAAGGGGCCAGCGGTGCAATCATTACGGGCGCAATGCGATAAGCGTCTGTATGCCCGACTGATGAAAGAGACGCTCGAGCGAGTACCCAACCTCGATCTGCGGCAGGCAATGGTCGAGCACATTGCGCCGCCGAACGCCGATCACCGGTGCTTCACGATCACGACTCATACCGGCTGGCAGTATACGGCGCCAGCAGTTATTCTGACGACCGGTACCTTCTTGCGCGGGCGGGCAATTACCGGTGAGGCGATGTGGGGCGCCGGACGGGCAGGTGAAGCTCCGGCAATGACGCTGAGTCAGGATTTAGCTGCGCTCGGTTTTCCGCTGGTACGGCTTAAAACCGGGACACCGCCGAGATTGGCAGCAGCAACCATTGATTTCTCACTGACCGAATTACAACCGGGGAGTCCAACACCGTTAGCGTTCGGTCATTACTACCCCGAACTCGGTGAGTCTATTCCACCGCCTGAATACCACGGCCCACCGGCGCCGGTCTATCCGCACCCGCAGCTCGATGGCTGGCGGCCGCAGTTGCCGTGTTATCAGATTCATACCACGCCGGAATTTCATGCGATCATTCGGGAAAACCTGCATCGGGCGCCACTCTTCAGCGGGATTATTGAGGGTGTTGGCCCGCGCTATTGTCCGAGTATTGAAGATAAAATTGTGCGTTTCGCCGATAAAGAACGCCATAGTCTGTTCCTCGAACCGGAGGGTTGGACGACTGCCGAGGTTTATGTACAGGGGTGCAATACCTCGTTGCCCGAAGATGTGCAATGGGCGATGCTGCGCTCGATTCCTGCGCTGCGCAATGTAGAGCTGATGCGCATTGGCTACGCAATCGAGTACGACGCTGTAGCAACCGGTGAGATTACCGCCGATATGCAGACGCGCCGGATGCGCGGGTTGTTCTTCGCCGGTCAGATCAATGGCACAACCGGCTACGAAGAGGCGGCGGCGCAGGGACTGATGGCGGGGATTAATGCGGCGCATTATGTGCAGGGTAAGCCACCGGTTATTCTGGGTCGGGCCGAGGCGTATATCGGCGTCTTGATTGATGATCTGACGACCAAAGAGATTCGTGAACCGTACCGAATGTTTACCTCGCGGGCCGAGTACCGTTTGCTCCTACGTGGCGATAACGCCGATCTACGGTTGACACCGTTGGCGTACAAGTTGGGGCTAGTTGATGGTGATCGGGCCGCAGTGGTTGAGGAACGTCGTCGGCAGATCGAGCAGGCGTTACACCAGGTTCGCGAACGCCGTATCTTCCCTTCAGCGGCGGTGAATGCCGCTCTGGAAGCGCAGGGGTTGAAGCCGCTAAACCAGCCTGCTACTGTAGCAGAGGTGTTGGCCCGACCCGATGCTCATTACAGCCAACTACGGAACGTGTTGCCTGATTTACCGGAACTATCGGTAGCAGTCGTCGAACAGGTGGAAATTGCCTGTAAGTACAGTGGCTACATCGCCCGCCAGGAGCGTGAAATAGCGCGCATGCAGAAGATGGAGCATCGGCGTATTCCTGCCGATTTTGACTACGCTTCGTTGCCGGGTTTACGTAATGAAGCGCGGCAGGTCCTGATGCGGTTTCGTCCGGCAACGTTGGGTCAGGCCGGACGATTAGCCGGGATCAATCCGGCAGATGTGGCAATTTTACTCTTCGCACTCGAACGACGGCAGATGTCATCGAGTGAGGTGACATAA